The Coffea arabica cultivar ET-39 chromosome 6e, Coffea Arabica ET-39 HiFi, whole genome shotgun sequence genome contains the following window.
TTTACAAACCTTGATCTTTGTGCCAGTAACGTACGGCAGATCCTATACCTCTTCAACTATACTCGTGTCCCTGTCTTTGCCTCAGCCGGGAGTTTGTCACCAATTTATCCTACCGCGCACGTATGCGTACAAGGCTACAAGCCAGTGTGACGCACAATTTGGAAATTCGAATCACAGATCCCTTTAGATTGTGCTATTAAGCCCCTTATAGGGACAAGGTGTGGGAAAgtacacaccaaaaaaaaacgAAATTACAATATATTACTACGAAGTATCATCTAAAATTTAATCTATACTTAATATTCACGTAATTACTCTATCTTTTAATATGATTTTGCCATCCTCAATTGTTTTCCATAAAACTCATTTTACTTTTGGAGATTATCCGGTAGTCAAGAAGGATTCTTAAAATTCTTGTCATCATCAAATTTAGAGTTCGAATTTTGCGTCTAACAGTTGACCATGGAAAGAGTGTGAAAAATGATGGGAGGTAAAAAAGCAAAAACTTTTGAAGATTATCCTTGATTAATTTTGTTCCGAAATTTCTACTTCTGTATTGTCCTACCATTCTTGCCCAAAGCTAATAAAATCAACCAACACCATGGAATACTAAATAAGTACGTTCACCAAAATCGGCACCGGTAGCAAAATTAATGACACCATAGGAGCGTTACATTTTACTCGCTACGTATGTTTTTGTTTTGACAATGACTGCTAAGTATTTTATTGAGCAGTCATAGAAAATCAGGCAACAAATTACCGGGTTTAACTGTTGCAAATTGTAGAAAAATCTTGTTCGCGCAACTGTCCATATCTGGTCTTAGCTCCAAAGCAACATATTCTCCGTATATACATGACTCGCCATCCTAGTAGTGGTCTTTGACTAAATGAAAAAgcacgaaaaaaaaagaacagtgTGCACTTATAGTGGTAACGTTAGgggtgggcgcgggtcgggtacccgccccaTTCACCATTTGGCTGACCCGACCCGCACCTTGCGGGTCAGCCATTTTCTGACCCTTACCCGCCCCGCATATCAGCGGGTACCCTATAACGGATACCCACTGAGATAGGGTCGGATCAGCGGGTACCCGCCCCGCCccgtttatcatttaattttttaaaaaaaaataatttataccaatttaattttatattttacacattcatctaagatttaataatttttttttctaaaaaaaggtttcccaccaagaaacaagcatacgaagagaatataagataaaggaaaaaaattaaaagaattcaaaatcaataaaagtttgaaataagtagcacaatttttaatatatatattccacattaattaaacttttttctataaaatataagatcacGACCtttacaaatgaatcttgtaaataaactatagtctctcatatttgtaatgtaatttgttcaataaaattacttactTAGTtttaacttattattttatagtgtgtgtataaaaataaaaataaaaaatatatatatgcgggacggatcgggtacccgcgggtttttaattatgtgaccctaaCCCGCCCCGCATCTTAGCGGATACCCGACCCTCTTTTGacccgatcaaataataaaaatcggatatcctaattttcggatcggatcggatcggatatGACGGGTTTTCGGGTTAGcggataattttgcccacccctaggTAACGtctgtgcaaaaaaaaaatactcctTCTGTCTAATTGTTATTGTCATATTTTAACTTTATTGATGTCCCAAAATAAAAATCACCAATTCAAATTTAATGCATACTTTCCAATTTTACAATTTGAAAAACCAACTTTTTAAAATTCCAATACACATCTATCAAAgaatattttgaattcaaatgatACACATGTAAATTTACCATTGTCATCTCATCTAAACATAATGATTATCATGTCTTTATAAAAAGTTGGATTCCCAAAAAATGACTCTAATATtggaacggagggagtattagCAGAAGAACGAAAATCTAAAACTTTAATACATTATCAACAACTAATAGATGAGAAATGAAGTAGGAATTTTATTTTGATCCAGACCAATTAATTAGCAATGTCTATGGTTCAAGACCAATGAGAAAACTCCATTTGGACAAACAAGGTAAAATGTGATTTGGCAAGTGAGATTTTCATTTGTCCAAATAAAGCTTTCTCCATTAGTTTTGGGCCAACTATTTAAGTGATTAATCTAAAGTATCAAGTAATTGGTTTAGACAAAGATTGGACCTTACTAGTGTGTACGTGTGTATGTcggtttttttttgggttaaatttACAAGTTGGAAGGAGATTTCTTCCATTTGTTGTATGTGATAAATGTAATCGTGGCCactgttgcattttttttttcaagattaATAAAATGATGCTTTAAATATATAAACCGtaatttttatttaaacttGGTATTCACATAATGACTCTCTCCAACAGACTAACATCGCTACccttgtctctctctctctctcggtagAATTTGTTATTGATCCAAATGTATTGTTTCTCATTTCTTATATGGAAAACTTAATTTTAGTCCAACCAAGCTTGCAAAAAAACTAATAAATTCAGTAAATATTTGAAGTAAGTTCACCAAAATTAGACACCCATAAGTAAATTAATGTGAGAATAGGAGTGTTACATTTCACTCTGTATATattaaacttttcttttctttttccaaaatattcctatttacaattcaaaattgTCGCAAAATCCACTTTGCGCCTCTCTCGCCTGTACCTCCCAAACAAAACATATAATCTTCCCATAGGCCATATTGACTCCTCTCTTCCCACTAGTGCCATGACCCGTGTCTTTTTTTCAATTGGCCCACAAACACATGCACATTCACTGGTCCCTCTCTCACTGAAAGGATCACTCTCTGATCCCTTTCAAGTCTCATAAAAAAGATAGGATCCATAGCAGAACGAACTGACCAACaaggaaaaaatgcacaaaacgAGTCGCTCTTTCTTGTttctactgcttgttctctTCCTCCTCCATAGCCTATCTAAAATCCAGGGACTGCCCCAGCAGAATAGCATCAGTCCCATCGATCTATCCGCACTGCAGCAAATCGAGAACAGCCTAACCGACGTTCCCTCCTCCCGAGCTCCTCCGTCGGCAAGATTCTTCACCAGCTGGGACTTTTCCTCTCACGATCCTTGCTCGACCTTCGCCGGCATCACCTGCTCATCACCATTCTTGAATCCCAGACGGGTGACTTCACTCATTCTCGGCACCGGCCTATCGGGTTCCCTCGGACTCGCCGGCTCCCTTTCTCCGTCCATTTCCAATCTCACCGAGCTCAACCAGCTAGTCCTGAACCCCGGCATTGTCACCGGTCCAATACCAGCCCAGCTCGGAAGCCTCAGAAACCTCAGAGTCATCTCCCTCACTAACAATCGCTTAACGGGCTCTATACCACTCTCCATTTATGCCTTACCCAATCTACACACTCTTGATCTCAGCAACAACCAGCTCTGGGGATCAATCCCGCCGGGCATATCCCATTTGGATCAGCTCAAAGTTTTGGTCCTCGCCTCCAACAGGCTCTCCGGCGAGATCCCAAATGAACTACCGACACAATTGCTCCATCTGGACttgaaaaataatttcttctcCGGGACTTTGCCCGCTAGAATGCCGTTGTCCATCCGTTACCTGTCGGCATCTGGGAATAGCATGTGGGGCCCACTCAACAGGCTAGAATCACTCTCAGAGTTAGTGTACCTCGACATAAGCATGAACCGGTTCAGTGGGACCATCCCTCCCTCACTCTTTCGCTCCTCCCTCTCATCAATGCTCCTCCAACGGAACAATTTGTCAGGTGGGGTCCCACAACAGAAAAATACTACCACCCCATTATCATCgtcatcttcatcatcttcttcgTTAAAGCTGGATTTTTATGGGGAGGGGTCCATTGTGGATCTCAGTCACAACATGCTCACGGGTGAACTTCCGGCAGGGGCTTTTTCAGGGGTGGAGACTCTATTCCTGAATAACAATAGATTCACCGGAAAAGTCCCCAAAGAGTACGTGGAAAGCCTGTATAGTGGTGGTACCAAAACGCTTTATTTGCAGCATAATTACTTGACAGACTTTCCCATCATATCGGACTTGAAATTGCCGGATTCAGTCTCCGTGTGCTTGTCCTATAATTGCATGGTACCACCCGTGGGGCTGACGGCGTGCCCGGCTAGTGCTGGTGAGCAGCTTTCAAGGCCTGCTTATCAATGCTCCAAGTTCAACAATGGTGGCTCCACGGGATAGGCATGCCGATCACCAAGTGGGACTATAATAGCTGCATGGTCCGATGGCTGTTGCATATACAGTTAtacattttttgttcttttcttttctttttttttttgcgtttttgtttctttatttattttttaaaaattttaggcagttgattttttttttttttgggtaacttTTTAGATATACTGCTATATTATAGTGAGGGTTTACATGCATATGACTGTTATAGTGGAAGGCATATGACTGTTATGCATTGTTTACTAATGGCTATGCTTATTTTGCTAAGATTcgttgtatttttattttagtggcAGATTTTGCATGGCCAGTCTGTTTTAtacttttatttatgtcaaagaccaagaaaagaaaaaaaaaatcaaaaggtgCTCCGACAATCTTTTTTCTAATTAAATTATGCTGACGTCTTAGAAGATAATCCTTAAATCCGCTTTATTAAAACGGACCGTATTAATGGTTCCACTTGCTTTACcgggaaaaatttaaaaacaatgATAGAAGTAGTTGCAGTATTTGTGGGAGAAAAATACGTAGTATTAATACAACTATACACCTCCAAAGTATCGCAAAATCGTTGGTTGGCAAGCTAAAATTCTAATTCAACACCATTCGACGCCTAAAACGCTTATCATGGTTGGATGCTATTGGGCATAAGTTTGCACATTCGAACATCATGTACTTATAGGCAAGGGTATCGTATACAATGATCTTGGACTAATTTTCCATCAGGgaaataagaatttttttttttactgacaCCATACCATTGAAAGTTACATATATTTTTAACAACTACAATTCTTAAAAAACAATACCAACTACGATTCTTACGTCCATTTTTTTTGGACATAAATTCTTACCTCCGTCGTTTTTAACAATTAAAACTTTTACGTCCATTATTATTTGGTTGACAACAAAGAGTCTCAAGTCTATAGTTATCTGGAAACTTTGTTCCTAtattttaagtatgtctagacACTTTTGTAAGTATTTAACATCCCAAGCGAAATGATCAATGATTGAGACAGTTTTATACATATTTGTAACTTTTAAAGTTGTAGTGTCTGCAATACTATTAGAATCCTTTCCGTTAACAGAAGACAATGGGTTTctgatttgaaattttaatcTAATTGCTGATGTCCAAATCCAATAGCTAATCAGGGAAAGGTGACAAAAGCCAAAAACTGTATACATTTAATTGGTGGAAATAAAAGTTTAGGGCGTAAACTGTTATACCCCAGTGGCCTAAACATAATTGTCATAAATTCTTTGAGGGGCTGAAATAATTTAGTATTGCCATACAAAACAAGCGTTTGCAATTATCGTATAGATAATGCGGCAGTGAAATTCTCCACTTTGAACTCAAACAGTCGCGAATTCAAAGCTCGGGCACTGCACCCGTCCCCACAAAATTGCATTAGTATGCCTTCAAGTTTAAACAAACTTTCAGTTTTGCCCCCTATAAAATTTTCAGGAGTGAATGCATTATAGAACTAATTTATGATTTGATGGAATTAGAATCctaaacaatccaaaatcaaaagtttttgCCTCTACTTATTTAGTTTCGTAGCAagttatttatattttactcCTGATTTGTCAAATGAGTTGTCGAGactttttccaataaaacaaacaaaaaacatTGCGTTAAATGGTGTATCAAGAATTAGGTTGTTGTGCTgctcaattaaaataaaatgaatgtgatatttttcaataaaacacgaGTGACTTCGTTTAGTATAACATAAAATTCGTATCCTTTTAACTAGCAATACAGCAGGTCAATCAATAATTGAAATACTTTTGGTATGCATTTTATTTAAAATGGTTGTTTTATTAGTAAATTTGAGTGTGTTATGTTGGGTTATATTAATCATTGCTTTTACCTGATATGTAAATACTACTGTTATGtctttaaaaaaagaaacataaattttaatattttaattttgccCCAATTGAAAACTGATTCTAACTGTGCCACTGAAATCAACCAAGTAGATAGCAAGTAGTAAATACTATTCTCTTTTTCGTTTTTTTGTTCGAAGGCTACAAGTTatccaaataaaataaaagttatCCACATGTATTCAGTAAAACATTCAAATGATCTATTGTTGCAGTTAGCAGTTCATAGAAttgtttcaattttcttttgggttacataaaagttttttaattttcttttggttttttagGCTCAAATGTGATAAGTAAAAGCACGTTTTAGGGTTTCATCTAGTAGGTGTCAGCTATGGCTGTCCTTTAGTTTGTGACTGAGGGGCAACCACCTTTATCATTGTCTGAGAGAAAATCTTTTGCTTAGCTTTTTACAACAACACCTTCATCGCGTATTACTATTAAGAAGCCATAAACTCATAGAGGCAAGGATGCAGTTTATTTCTCTTTTGATGATGTTCACCAACTAGCCTTTCCTTCTCATTTTGCCCTTGTTGGGAAATTTTCACAGGGTCGCCCAAAACTAGAGGAAGTTCGTAAGATTATTCATTCACTAGATTTGAAAGATTCATGTACGATTGGCCACATGGATGCTTGACGTGTTCTTATCAGATATGTGTCGAAGGTAGATTTCCATCGTCTTTGGACTCAAGGGCTTTGGCATGTTGAGAAATTCCCA
Protein-coding sequences here:
- the LOC113695395 gene encoding uncharacterized protein, whose product is MHKTSRSFLFLLLVLFLLHSLSKIQGLPQQNSISPIDLSALQQIENSLTDVPSSRAPPSARFFTSWDFSSHDPCSTFAGITCSSPFLNPRRVTSLILGTGLSGSLGLAGSLSPSISNLTELNQLVLNPGIVTGPIPAQLGSLRNLRVISLTNNRLTGSIPLSIYALPNLHTLDLSNNQLWGSIPPGISHLDQLKVLVLASNRLSGEIPNELPTQLLHLDLKNNFFSGTLPARMPLSIRYLSASGNSMWGPLNRLESLSELVYLDISMNRFSGTIPPSLFRSSLSSMLLQRNNLSGGVPQQKNTTTPLSSSSSSSSSLKLDFYGEGSIVDLSHNMLTGELPAGAFSGVETLFLNNNRFTGKVPKEYVESLYSGGTKTLYLQHNYLTDFPIISDLKLPDSVSVCLSYNCMVPPVGLTACPASAGEQLSRPAYQCSKFNNGGSTG